The Syngnathus typhle isolate RoL2023-S1 ecotype Sweden linkage group LG16, RoL_Styp_1.0, whole genome shotgun sequence genome includes a region encoding these proteins:
- the LOC133169750 gene encoding collagen alpha-1(XII) chain-like isoform X50 — protein sequence MKKGLCLATAALFAALISSIDAQDVMCKTSAQADIVLLVDGSWSIGRLNFKTIRSFIARMVGVFDIGPNRVQIGLAQYSGDPKTEWHLDAHPTRESLLDAISNLPYKGGNTLTGLALNYLLQNNFKENVGMRPNSRKIGVLITDGKSQDDVNINSQRLREEGIELYAIGVKNADENELRSIATDPDDIHMYNVADFSFLLDIVDRLTDNLCNSVKGPGGPPDAPTNLVTSEVTHRSFRATWTPPEDPVEKFRVDYVSESGIAQQVFVDGTQNTVVLEQLDPLTEYLVNVYSVVGEEISEPLNGVETTLPLPGVRRMDIYDEQMTTMRVRWEPVPGATGYKLLYSAINATESTLDQEIIVAGGTTDAQLVKLTPNTAYTVSILALHGERASEPLRQQGVTLPLPPAGELRVQDTTHSSMRLIWDAAPGPVRKYIITYQPEAGEPKELEVDGSRTTTVLDNLISQTEYTLSVTPIYDAGAGQTMPGVGITDVVPPPKNLRFSEITQTSFRATWEHGAPDVALYRIGWTKKGETNIQYAILNNDETTHVLENLEPDTPYDVSVTAIYPDESESEDLLGTERTLPRRSVPSPLAPPTNLVVYNETTTTLNARWTPAPGRVQNYRITYVPTSGGRTQTAQVGGKKTTLFMPKLTPDTEYSISVVAVYPRGVSEELIELGRTKPLGGVRNLRVTDPTTSTLNVDWEPADGNVRQYRVFYQPAAGGREDTVQVSGNTYNTVLKNLDSDTVYTVTVVPVYSAGEGQRMSENGKTLERRPVRNIQVFNPTTNSLNVRWEHATGPVLQYRVVYSPVSGAKPAESVMVPGTSTTALLPDLIPDTDYNVAVVAVYSDGEGETIADNGKTRPRGGPRDMVVYDPTTSSLSVSWEHADGPVTQYRITYAPTTGDPIEEYTTVQGNRNNVVLQNLDSDTPYHIKVTAIYADGPGGELEGDGRTVAMLGPRNLRVSDEWYTRFKVSWDPAPSRVTGYKLIYQPEGSDQSEEVFVGDVTTHQLNNLTPGTTYDVKVLAQYSTGISGPLIGQGTTLYLNVTDLTTYNVAYDTFCIRWAQHRAATSYRLKVQPVDPSQGGAQEITVRSSASDYCFDGLTPDTLYTATVYTQTPSMEGPGVDTKERTLVKPTEAPTEPPPPPPPATVPAALDVCRGAKADVVFLIDGSWSIGDDSFDKVIKFVISMTGAFDVISPSGMQVAFAQYSDDAKTEFKLNTYHDKGVVVSALKNVRYRGGNTKTGIALKHVYDKVFTSDSGMRRNVPKVLVVVTDGRSQDDVKKNALQLQQAGYSVFVVGVADVDMAELRNIGSKPSERHVFVVDDYDAFDKIQDNLITFICETATSTCPLIYMNGYTTPGFRMLEAFNITDRTFAGMNGVSMEPGSFNSYIAYRLHKDAYINQPTKEIHPDGLPPSYTIVLLFRLLPDTPSDPFDIWQISDKNNNPEVGVTVNPSSKTITFYNKDTRGEIQRAIFNEEQVKRIFHGSFHKLHITVSPEKVKLNLDCQEVGEKPIKEASNITLEGTEVLGKMVRSGRRQSATFQLQMFDIICSLSWISRDKCCDLPATRDEAKCPALPHSCTCTQDSIGPQGPPGPSGGPGTKGPRGDRGDPGKPGPGGPRGDPGPVGPLGPPGPQGPNGLSLPGSPGRPGPKGDRGDQGLGGLQGSPGPRGPMGPVGPSGVRGPPGKDGGSGPRGPPGPMGNPGTPGAPGVTGKPGKSGDSGRPGPAGIKGEKGERGDFASQNMMRSIARQVCEQLVNSQMSRIDQMLNQIPSGYRSNNPGPPGPPGPAGEPGTRGDPGQGGRPGFPGGPGLPGSPGERGAPGEKGERGSPGTGVRGQRGATGPPGPQGESRTGPPGSTGSSGPRGPPGRNGNPGVRGPPGPQGYCDSSQCVGIPYNGQGYPANTYQPEPEVASLSVEPAGAIETVQSSGYTRNQRRKRSLPKGDTETLAS from the exons ATGTGATGTGTAAGACCAGTGCGCAGGCTGACATCGTGCTTCTTGTCGATGGCTCCTGGAGTATCGGACGTCTTAACTTTAAGACGATCCGTTCTTTCATCGCTCGCATGGTTGGAGTCTTTGACATCGGTCCCAATAGAGTCCAGATTG GTCTTGCTCAGTACAGCGGAGACCCGAAGACTGAATGGCATTTGGATGCTCACCCAACCAGGGAGTCCCTCTTGGATGCAATCTCTAACCTTCCCTACAAGGGTGGAAACACCTTGACAG GTCTGGCTTTGAACTACTTGCTCCAGAACAATTTCAAAGAAAATGTTGGCATGCGACCCAATTCCCGCAAAATTGGTGTGTTGATCACTGATGGCAAGTCCCAGGATGACGTCAATATCAACTCTCAGAGACTGCGCGAAGAGGGCATTGAGCTTTATGCCATTG GTGTAAAGAACGCTGATGAGAATGAGCTGAGGTCCATTGCAACGGATCCCGATGACATTCACATGTACAACGTGGCCGACTTCTCCTTCCTGCTAGACATTGTGGACAGGCTCACTGACAACCTTTGTAACAGCGTAAAAGGACCAG GAGGTCCGCCTGATGCGCCAACTAATCTGGTAACATCTGAGGTGACTCACCGTTCTTTCCGAGCCACGTGGACTCCCCCCGAGGACCCAGTGGAAAAGTTCCGTGTGGACTATGTGTCTGAATCAGGAATCGCACAACAG GTGTTTGTGGATGGCACTCAGAACACAGTGGTACTTGAGCAACTTGACCCCCTGACCGAGTATCTGGTTAACGTCTACTCTGTGGTGGGAGAAGAGATCAGCGAGCCATTAAATGGCGTCGAGACCACAT TGCCCCTGCCTGGGGTAAGAAGGATGGACATCTATGATGAACAGATGACCACAATGAGAGTGAGATGGGAGCCGGTACCAGGTGCTACAGGCTACAAGTTGCTCTACAGCGCCATCAATGCCACGGAGTCGACACTTGATCAGGAG ATCATCGTGGCTGGTGGCACAACTGATGCCCAGCTCGTGAAATTAACACCCAACACGGCCTACACTGTGTCCATCTTGGCCCTACATGGAGAAAGAGCCAGTGAACCACTGAGACAACAGGGAGTCACCT TGCCCCTGCCACCCGCGGGTGAACTAAGGGTCCAGGATACCACTCATAGCAGCATGAGGCTCATCTGGGATGCTGCTCCCGGTCCTGTCCGCAAGTACATCATCACCTACCAGCCTGAGGCTGGAGAACCTAAGGAG CTGGAAGTGGATGGATCAAGGACCACTACAGTACTAGACAACCTGATCTCACAGACCGAGTATACCCTGTCTGTTACCCCAATCTATGATGCAGGTGCTGGTCAGACCATGCCGGGCGTCGGAATCACTG ATGTGGTTCCTCCTCCAAAGAACCTTAGATTCTCAGAGATTACCCAGACCAGTTTTAGAGCCACCTGGGAGCATGGAGCTCCTGATGTGGCTCTCTATCGCATTGGCTGGACCAAGAAGGGAGAAACCAACATCCAATAT GCAATTCTGAATAACGATGAGACGACCCATGTTCTGGAGAACCTGGAACCGGACACTCCCTATGATGTGTCAGTCACCGCCATCTATCCAGACGAGTCTGAGAGCGAAGACCTGCTTGGCACTGAGAGGACAT TGCCCAGGAGAAGTGTTCCGT CACCTCTTGCTCCTCCTACCAACCTGGTTGTGTACAATGAAACAACCACAACCCTGAACGCCAGATGGACTCCAGCTCCAGGCCGTGTCCAGAACTACAGGATCACCTACGTTCCCACTTCCGGAGGCAGGACCCAGACT GCCCAAGTTGGAGGAAAGAAGACCACTCTCTTCATGCCCAAGCTAACCCCTGACACTGAATATTCCATCAGTGTGGTGGCTGTTTACCCCCGAGGAGTCAGTGAAGAACTGATTGAACTTGGCAGGACCA AGCCTCTGGGTGGTGTCAGGAACCTGCGGGTCACTGACCCCACTACCAGCACCCTGAATGTTGATTGGGAGCCTGCTGATGGCAACGTGCGACAGTATAGAGTCTTCTATCAACCTGCAGCTGGAGGCCGGGAAGACACG GTCCAAGTATCAGGCAACACTTACAACACAGTTCTGAAGAACCTCGACTCTGATACCGTCTACACTGTGACTGTCGTTCCTGTTTACTCTGCTGGAGAAGGACAACGCATGTCAGAAAATGGCAAAACAT TGGAGCGTCGACCTGTCCGGAACATCCAAGTATTCAATCCCACAACCAACAGTCTGAACGTACGTTGGGAGCATGCCACAGGACCAGTTCTGCAGTACCGGGTGGTCTACTCCCCCGTGTCTGGTGCCAAGCCTGCTGAATCG GTTATGGTACCAGGGACTTCCACCACGGCATTGCTGCCAGATCTGATTCCAGACACTGATTACAACGTTGCAGTCGTTGCCGTATACAGTGACGGTGAAGGAGAAACCATCGCTGACAACGGCAAAACAC GTCCTCGCGGCGGCCCCAGGGACATGGTTGTGTACGACCCTACGACCTCCAGTCTCTCTGTGAGCTGGGAACATGCTGATGGCCCAGTCACGCAATATCGCATCACCTATGCCCCAACCACTGGAGACCCCATTGAAgaatat ACGACAGTCCAAGGGAACAGAAACAATGTGGTTCTGCAGAACCTGGATTCAGATACCCCTTATCACATCAAAGTGACTGCCATCTATGCTGATGGACCAGGAGGAGAACTGGAAGGAGATGGTCGCACAG TGGCTATGCTTGGACCCAGGAACCTTCGCGTTTCCGATGAATGGTACACCCGCTTTAAGGTCTCCTGGGACCCAGCTCCATCAAGGGTTACCGGATATAAGCTTATCTACCAGCCTGAAG GCTCTGATCAGTCCGAAGAGGTTTTTGTTGGCGATGTCACTACCCACCAACTGAATAACCTGACACCCGGAACCACTTATGATGTGAAAGTGTTGGCGCAGTACAGCACCGGGATCAGTGGACCTCTGATTGGCCAGGGCACCACAT TGTACCTGAATGTGACAGACTTGACAACATATAACGTGGCCTATGACACCTTCTGCATTCGCTGGGCTCAGCACAGAGCCGCAACGTCCTACAGGCTTAAAGTCCAACCGGTTGATC CCTCTCAAGGTGGAGCTCAGGAGATCACAGTCAGAAGCAGTGCAAGTGATTACTGCTTTGACGGTTTGACACCTGACACCCTCTACACTGCCACTGTGTACACTCAGACCCCCAGCATGGAAGGGCCTGGAGTGGACACGAAGGAGCGAACAT TGGTTAAACCCACTGAAGCGCCAACCGagccaccacctcctcctccaccagcaACAGTTCCAGCAGCATTGGATG TCTGCAGAGGTGCTAAGGCCGATGTGGTCTTCCTCATTGATGGCTCTTGGAGTATCGGAGATGATAGTTTCGACAAGGTCATCAAGTTTGTCATAAGCATGACCGGTGCTTTTGATGTCATCAGTCCGAGTGGCATGCAG GTTGCATTTGCGCAGTACAGCGATGACGCTAAGACTGAGTTCAAGCTCAACACATACCACGACAAGGGGGTGGTCGTTTCGGCTTTGAAGAATGTTCGCTACAGAGGAGGAAACACCAAGACAG GCATTGCGCTGAAGCATGTTTACGACAAGGTGTTCACCTCTGACAGTGGAATGAGGAGGAATGTTCCTAAAGTTCTTGTGGTTGTCACCGATGGACGCTCACAGGATGATGTCAAGAAGAACGCCCTACAGCTGCAACAAGCTG GCTACAGTGTGTTTGTGGTTGGCGTAGCCGATGTGGACATGGCAGAGTTGAGAAACATTGGCAGCAAACCCAGCGAAAGACACGTGTTTGTGGTCGATGACTACGATGCCTTCGACAAGATCCAGGACAACCTGATCACCTTCATTTGTGAAACAGCTACCTCCA CTTGCCCTCTGATCTACATGAATGGATACACCACACCTG GATTCAGGATGCTTGAGGCTTTTAACATCACAGACCGCACGTTCGCTGGAATGAATGGTGTGTCCATGGAGCCGGGCTCATTCAACAGCTACATTGCCTACAGGCTGCATAAGGATGCCTACATAAACCAGCCAACCAA GGAGATCCATCCAGATGGTCTTCCCCCATCCTACACCATCGTCCTCCTCTTCCGACTTCTACCCGACACACCTTCTGATCCTTTCGATATTTGGCAGATTtccgacaaaaacaacaatccgGAGGTCGGCGTCACCGTCAATC CTTCAAGCAAAACAATCACGTTCTATAACAAGGACACCCGAGGAGAGATCCAGAGAGCCATATTTAATGAGGAACAAGTGAAGCGCATTTTCCATGGCAGTTTCCACAAG CTCCACATCACCGTCTCCCCGGAGAAAGTCAAGCTCAATTTGGACTGCCAAGAGGTGGGGGAGAAGCCCATCAAGGAGGCCAGCAACATCACATTGGAGGGAACCGAAGTGCTTGGCAAGATGGTCCGCTCGGGAAGGAGGCAGTCTGCAACG TTCCAGCTCCAGATGTTCGATATTATCTGCAGCTTGAGTTGGATCAGCCGAGACAAATGCTGTGATCTGCCAGCCACG CGAGATGAGGCAAAATGCCCGGCCCTCCCCCACTCCTGCACATGCACGCAAGATAGCATCGGCCCCCAGGGTCCACCCGGTCCATCG GGCGGCCCAGGAACTAAGGGACCACGAGGAGATCGAGGCGACCCAGGCAAACCT GGTCCAGGGGGACCACGTGGTGACCCAGGACCTGTCGGCCCATTGGGACCCCCAGGTCCTCAAGGTCCTAACGGATTGTCTCTACCTGGATCACCT GGTCGCCCTGGACCAAAGGGAGATCGCGGAGACCAGGGTCTAGGTGGCCTGCAa GGTTCTCCTGGGCCACGTGGTCCTATGGGTCCTGTTGGACCAAGCGGAGTGCGG ggGCCACCAGGAAAGGATGGAGGATCTGGACCCAGAGGCCCGCCTGGGCCAATG GGAAATCCTGGAACTCCAGGTGCACCAGGAGTTACCGGGAAACCAGGAAAATCAGGAGACTCAGGACGTCCA GGACCCGCTGGCATTAAAGGAGAAAAGGGCGAGCGG GGAGACTTTGCATCCCAAAACATGATGCGTTCCATTGCGAGACAAGTTTGCGAACAGCTTGTGAACA GTCAAATGAGTCGAATTGACCAGATGCTCAACCAGATTCCTTCCGGCTACCGTAGCAACAATCCAGGGCCACCGGGTCCACCTGGCCCGGCCGGAGAACCGGGAACCCGTGGAGACCCAGGACAAGGCGGACGACCTGGCTTCCCAGGAGGTCCCGGGTTACCTGGAAGTCCAGGAGAAAGAG GTGCGCCAGGTGAGAAGGGAGAGAGAGGATCTCCAGGCACAGGTGTCCGAGGACAAAGAGGTGCAACTGGACCACCAG GACCACAAGGAGAGTCCAGAACGGGTCCCCCGGGTTCCACTGGCTCTTCAGGCCCTCGTGGCCCTCCAGGTCGTAATGGTAATCCCGGGGTGAGGGGACCACCAGGACCCCAAGGATACTGCGACTCCTCTCAGTGTGTTGGCATCCCTTACAACGGACAAGGGTATCCAG CCAACACCTACCAGCCTGAACCGGAGGTAGCGTCTTTATCCGTGGAGCCGGCTGGAGCAATTGAGACAGTACAATCATCAGGTTACACGCGAAACCAGCGAAGAAAGCGATCGCTTCCAAAAGGCGATACAGAGACACTAGCATCATAG